The following proteins come from a genomic window of Montipora foliosa isolate CH-2021 chromosome 2, ASM3666993v2, whole genome shotgun sequence:
- the LOC137991492 gene encoding uncharacterized protein yields the protein MVEHPDVKIGLTKFSALRAANVFPQSSTPRQVCLCQYHDNIKLLCDSLNKKIPNLPQYSSAFIDNLECDTKDEVCMYKRCLDDDIVWSQWERVSQPVESKKGKIKDVATMLKVTNKGTVEEALSDLEDKMPFFLQHVFIKRKHQFFEDRISQLGPEEAVVQVDFGENFTCCYQDEIQAAHWSQEQITLFTAAVWVNDSSKTTCETHCIISDDHGQDK from the exons ATGG TTGAACACCCAGATGTTAAAATAGGGCTAACTAAATTCAGTGCATTGAGGGCAGCAAATGTTTTTCCTCAGTCATCCACACCAAGGCAAGTCTGCCTATGTCAGTATCATGACAATATTAAATTACTCTGCGATTCATTGAACAAGAAGATCCCAAACCTCCCTCAATATTCTAGTGCATTTATTGATAATCTGGAGTGTGATACCAAGGATGAAGTTTGTATGTATA AAAGATGCCTGGATGATGATATTGTATGGAGTCAGTGGGAAAGAGTGTCTCAGCCTGTTGAGTCAAAGAAGGGGAAAATCAAGGATGTAGCGACGATGttaaaagtaacaaacaaagGCACAGTTGAAGAAGCACTAAGTGATCTAGAAGATAAAATGCCTTTCTTCTTACAACATGTATTCATCAAAAGGAAACATCAGTTTTTTGAAGATCGCATCTCACAACTTGGCCCAGAAGAAGCAGTAGTTCAGGTTGATTTCGGCGAGAACTTTACCTGTTGCTACCAAGATGAGATACAAGCAGCTCATTGGAGCCAAGAGCAAATTACATTATTCACAGCTGCAGTATGGGTAAATGATTCCAGCAAAACAACCTGTGAGACACATTGCATTATCAGTGATGATCATGGTCAAGACAAGTAG
- the LOC137992845 gene encoding uncharacterized protein — protein MAFRDVRNLLLLSHDDGTINDEEFLVLNDLYVSKNADFPYDSYTPFDLEELDESECLAEFRFRKRDIPRLYNVLQIPDTLTCDQRSVCDGVEGLCMLLKRLSYPCRYGDMIVRFAKPVPVLSMVTNQMIDYVYNTHGHKVLQWNHQVLSPANLQSYVDAITAKGAPLPNCFGFIDGTVRPISRPGEHQRILYNGHKRVHALKFQSVALPNGLIGNLYGPVEGRKHDAGMLTDSQLLRDLGQYAFSPTGVPLCVYGDPAYPLRIHLQGPFKHGILTPNMELYNTNMSAVRSSVEWLFGDVINSFKFNDFKKNLKIFQNSVGKTYVVAVILRNAITCLYGNKTSEFFDLEPPALDTYFT, from the exons ATGGCATTTAGAGACGTTCGCAATCTTCTTCTTTTAAGCCATGACGATGGAACGATCAATGACGAAGAATTTCTTGTTCTTAACGACCTCTACGTTTCAAAAAATGCAGACTTTCCATACGACTCATACACACCTTTTGATCTAGAAGAACTCGACGAATCTGAGTGTTTGGCGGAATTTCGCTTCCGAAAGCGAGATATTCCACGGCTGTACAATGTTTTACAAATTCCTGACACTCTTACCTGTGACCAGCGCTCGGTGTGCGATGGAGTTGAAGGCCTTTGTATGCTACTTAAGCGCTTGTCATATCCATGCAGATATGGAGACATGATCGTCCGATTTGCGAAACCCGTGCCAGTGCTCAGCATGGTTACTAACCAGATGATCGATTATGTGTACAATACTCATGGCCACAAGGTGTTGCAATGGAACCATCAAGTCTTGAGCCCTGCAAACTTACAAAGCTATGTTGATGCTATCACAGCTAAAGGAGCGCCATTACCAAATTGCTTTGGATTTATTGATGGCACGGTGAGGCCTATATCCAGGCCTGGAGAACACCAGAGAATCCTCTACAATGGGCACAAAAGGGTACATGCCCTGAAATTCCAGAGCGTTGCTTTGCCCAATGGCTTAATTGGAAACTTGTATGGCCCAGTTG AGGGAAGAAAACATGATGCAGGCATGCTGACAGACTCTCAGTTGCTTCGTGACCTTGGCCAGTATGCATTTAGCCCTACAGGTGTACCCCTCTGTGTGTACGGTGACCCTGCATATCCTCTGAGAATACACCTTCAAGGTCCCTTTAAGCATGGCATCCTGACACCAAATATGGAGCTGTATAACACCAACATGAGTGCTGTGAGAAGCTCGGTTGAGTGGTTGTTTGGAGATGTCATCAACTCCTTCAAAttcaatgattttaaaaaaaatctcaaaattttccaaaacagtgTAGGCAAGACGTATGTAGTTGCAGTCATACTTCGAAATGCAATCACATGCTTATATGGCAACAAGACATCAGAATTCTTTGACCTCGAACCACCAGCTCTTGATACATATTTCACTTAA
- the LOC137991493 gene encoding uncharacterized protein KIAA1958-like, with translation MIAALDRHLNEKGYKFSIIRDREFHSSKQVLEGKARQLRQSGMGKRPNKARSLTEEEEEVLWEGEKFGSKTPEALISSMWWLLTQFFGLRGRQEHHAMKMEDFQLCKNDEGMEFVQFTEGPTKTRQGGLQSKNRDFQPRMFSVGGERCPVALFKQFVERRPLNMRWSGPFYLSIKRNRRLNDNIWFKTQPMGVNTISNMMKTTVAGTSLEESHKKFTNHSARKTTVSKLKKANVERSDIVKVTGHRSVQSLDDYDEADEEEQR, from the coding sequence ATGATAGCTGCACTTGATAGACATTTAAATGAGAAAGGATACAAGTTTTCCATCATAAGAGACAGGGAGTTCCACTCTTCCAAGCAAGTTTTAGAGGGGAAAGCTCGGCAACTTCGCCAATCCGGTATGGGCAAACGTCCAAATAAAGCCAGAAGTTTAACTGAGGAAGAAGAGGAGGTGCTGTGGGAGGGAGAAAAATTTGGCTCCAAAACTCCAGAAGCGCTTATTTCTTCTATGTGGTGGCTTTTGACGCAGTTTTTTGGTCTCCGCGGTCGTCAAGAGCACCACGCAATGAAAATGGAAGATTTTCAACTCTGCAAAAATGACGAAGGTATGGAGTTCGTGCAGTTTACCGAAGGTCCAACGAAGACCAGACAGGGCGGACTGCAGAGCAAGAACAGAGATTTTCAGCCACGAATGTTCTCTGTTGGAGGAGAAAGGTGTCCGGTTGCTCTCTTCAAGCAGTTTGTCGAGCGAAGACCACTTAACATGCGATGGTCAGGTCCTTTCTACCTCAGTATCAAAAGAAACCGAAGACTGAATGACAACATCTGGTTCAAAACTCAACCAATGGGCGTAAACACCATTAGCAACATGATGAAAACAACTGTGGCGGGTACTAGCCTTGAAGAAAGTCACAAAAAATTTACGAATCACAGTGCTAGAAAGACAACAGTGAGCAAGCTAAAGAAAGCAAACGTTGAACGCTCAGATATAGTGAAGGTCACAGGCCACCGAAGCGTACAATCCCTTGACGATTACGATGAAGCCGACGAGGAAGAACAACGATGA